Proteins from one Microbacterium sufflavum genomic window:
- a CDS encoding arginase family protein: MALSHDPLWPRAGSWPAFDAAADAVLLGVPTWRTSLSPTGAHATPAAIREALPRYGTALMGPPPRDLNELLRITDAGDIAEPDGPEGESEVIDRVRELSEAAELVVALGGDNSLTYPVALGARATGLITFDAHFDLRDGVSNGSPVRRLVEDTPVASLLPTTRLDPTRVVQIGIADFANSVAYARRASEWGIRVITLDELRRRGAADVVTEALEVAGAGADPRVHLDIDVDVCDRAVAPGCPASVPGGLQAWELRALTRAVGSDPRVVSADVAEVDATADAADARTVRLAALCVLELLTGLALRR; encoded by the coding sequence ATGGCACTGTCCCACGACCCGCTCTGGCCCCGTGCCGGATCCTGGCCCGCGTTCGATGCCGCGGCCGACGCCGTGCTGCTGGGCGTGCCGACCTGGCGCACCTCGCTGTCGCCCACCGGAGCGCACGCCACGCCCGCCGCGATCCGCGAGGCCCTTCCCCGCTACGGCACCGCGCTGATGGGTCCGCCGCCCCGCGACCTGAACGAGCTACTGCGCATCACCGACGCCGGTGACATCGCCGAACCGGACGGGCCCGAGGGCGAGTCGGAGGTGATCGACCGCGTGCGAGAGCTCTCGGAGGCGGCGGAGCTCGTGGTCGCCCTCGGCGGAGACAACTCCCTCACGTACCCGGTCGCTCTCGGTGCGCGGGCCACGGGGCTCATCACGTTCGACGCGCACTTCGACCTCCGCGACGGCGTGTCCAACGGCAGCCCGGTGCGGCGCCTGGTCGAGGACACCCCGGTGGCGTCGCTCCTGCCGACGACGCGGCTCGACCCCACCAGGGTCGTGCAGATCGGGATCGCGGACTTCGCGAACTCGGTCGCCTACGCCCGGCGCGCCTCGGAGTGGGGCATCCGGGTGATCACGCTCGACGAACTGCGGCGGCGGGGTGCCGCCGACGTGGTGACCGAGGCGCTGGAGGTCGCGGGGGCGGGCGCCGACCCGCGCGTGCACCTCGACATCGACGTGGACGTGTGCGACCGCGCCGTCGCTCCCGGCTGTCCGGCGAGCGTCCCCGGTGGGCTGCAGGCGTGGGAGCTCCGCGCCCTCACGCGTGCCGTGGGGTCGGATCCCCGCGTCGTGAGCGCCGACGTCGCCGAGGTCGACGCGACCGCCGATGCCGCCGACGCGCGGACGGTGCGACTCGCTGCCCTGTGCGTGCTGGAGCTGCTGACCGGGCTCGCGCTCCGGCGATGA